A region from the Triticum aestivum cultivar Chinese Spring chromosome 3D, IWGSC CS RefSeq v2.1, whole genome shotgun sequence genome encodes:
- the LOC123075828 gene encoding uncharacterized protein, with product MEVMDVGIGMERRKRPRKASGKAAEAEAAAAAAAEAARAAAEEEAAGWEEFEKRMANPPTAEELRASEESWEKFCSESWERFRDRWIDVWSHGMIPFDAVTQIPCMRFTDANLRHPDFRNILYPEDTLQIVSVQVKDLTGGLQWPLDVYGVVAVRDGVDRLRNVVFSRERDDCQSINEQGSYLTLTGPSRGVVMSHDNSHLEVMLKMKGTTEYEDKDLNKFVDSYRLGCFLPIEYTSKFCTVEMQYYTAFSSVEATIFVRVFKGRWPQGFRGVLTASTLKQRDVQISLLQLNDDELSVNADGFVKLSRRVICVEKDGKLGLSIFQQGDGGKEGRAIAGIWIEAEDAGKATHYMPVEALDCWMEVTVAWSLFRL from the exons ATGGAGGTGATGGATGTGGGCATTGGGATGGAGCGCAGGAAGAGGCCTAGGAAAGCGAGTGGAAAAGCTGCCgaagcagaggcggcggcggcggcggctgcggaagctgctagggcggcggcggaAGAAGAAGCTGCTGGGTGGGAGGAGTTCGAGAAACGGATGGCAAACCCTCCGACGGCCGAGGAGCTGCGCGCGAGCGAGGAGAGCTGGGAGAAGTTCTGCAGCGAATCGTGGGAGAGGTTCCGCGATAGGTGGATCGATGTCTGGTCGCACGGCATGATTCCCTTCGACGCCGTCA CGCAAATCCCCTGCATGCGTTTCACGGACGCCAACTTGAGGCACCCTGATTTCCGGAACATCCTCTATCCGGAGGACACACTGCAGATCGTCTCCGTCCAAGTCAAGGACCTTACTGGTGGCTTGCAATGGCCCCTCGATGTCTACGGTGTCGTCGCCGTACGCGATGGGGTGGATCGCTTGCGAAATGTGGTTTTCAGCCGTGAAAGGGACGACTGCCAAAGCATCAATGAGCAG GGTTCATACCTAACACTGACAGGTCCTAGTCGCGGTGTTGTCATGTCGCATGATAACTCACATTTGGAGGTTATGCTCAAAATGAAGGGTACTACTGAATATGAAGATAAAGATTTAAACAAATTTGTGGATTCATACAGGCTGGGCTGCTTCCTTCCTATTGAGTACACTAGCAAGTTTTGCACAGTGGAGATGCAATATTACACTGCTTTTAGTTCCGTGGAGGCCACGATTTTTGTTCGAGTCTTTAAAGGGCGATGGCCACAAGGTTTTCGAGGTGTACTAACTGCTAGTACCTTGAAGCAAAGAGACGTCCAAATCTCACTGCTGCAACTTAATGATGATGAATTGTCTGTTAATGCTGATGGCTTTGTTAAGCTATCAAGACGTGTTATTTGTGTTGAAAAGGATGGGAAGCTGGGGCTGTCTATCTTCCAACAGGGTGATGGTGGGAAAGAAGGCCGAGCGATAGCTGGTATTTGGATTGAAGCTGAAGATGCCGGAAAAGCCACTCATTACATGCCTGTGGAGGCGCTCGACTGCTGGATGGAAGTTACAGTTGCCTGGTCTCTTTTCAGACTTTGA